From a single Herbiconiux sp. SALV-R1 genomic region:
- a CDS encoding PrsW family glutamic-type intramembrane protease, which produces MTATAPEPPLVRRLLFWVVVVLLVAGFAVDLSNVTGTIAMPEAGGVGWLFVMLQTAISLVVIALADPLRRQRVVLAVLAFLWGGFAAADFVGYANDSLGSFLTKAGLESLGAALSAPLNEEVFKLLGVLALLSLTLPRRLTVMDGFALGFVVGAGFDVLENIYYALGAAADVEGGAAEQAAAALASSVDRLTQGFALHALWTSLAGAGLAFALSRTTGSGAVRRWLVAVALLVAAMLLHALWDLPPFTADGLASALFVDVLYVVTVAATAAAWWWALRSELALLRTDALRFGLPATASVAALWRPSSGRLARRAEREERDRELSEWARTRAEPAGFPGGGERY; this is translated from the coding sequence ATGACGGCGACGGCTCCCGAACCGCCGCTCGTGCGCCGGCTCCTGTTCTGGGTGGTGGTCGTGCTGCTCGTCGCGGGTTTCGCCGTCGACCTCTCGAACGTCACGGGCACCATCGCCATGCCGGAGGCCGGCGGCGTCGGCTGGCTCTTCGTCATGCTGCAGACCGCGATCTCCCTGGTCGTCATCGCCCTTGCCGATCCGCTCCGGCGGCAGCGCGTCGTGCTGGCCGTGCTGGCATTCCTCTGGGGAGGGTTCGCGGCAGCCGATTTCGTGGGGTACGCCAACGACTCCCTGGGGTCGTTCCTCACCAAGGCGGGGCTCGAGAGCCTCGGTGCGGCGCTGTCGGCACCGCTGAACGAGGAGGTGTTCAAGCTGCTCGGGGTGCTCGCCCTGCTGAGCCTGACGCTGCCGCGGCGACTCACCGTCATGGACGGCTTCGCCCTCGGCTTCGTGGTGGGTGCCGGCTTCGACGTGCTGGAGAACATCTACTACGCCCTGGGTGCCGCTGCCGACGTCGAGGGCGGTGCGGCGGAGCAGGCTGCAGCGGCCCTGGCGAGCAGTGTCGATCGCCTCACGCAGGGCTTCGCCCTGCACGCCCTGTGGACCTCGCTCGCCGGCGCCGGTCTCGCCTTCGCCCTCTCCCGCACCACGGGCAGCGGTGCCGTGCGCCGCTGGCTGGTCGCGGTCGCCCTGCTCGTCGCTGCCATGCTGCTCCACGCCCTCTGGGATCTGCCGCCGTTCACCGCCGACGGACTCGCCTCCGCACTCTTCGTCGACGTGCTCTACGTCGTGACCGTCGCCGCCACCGCCGCCGCCTGGTGGTGGGCGCTGCGCTCCGAGCTCGCGCTGCTGAGAACGGATGCTCTCCGCTTTGGCCTCCCCGCAACAGCATCCGTCGCCGCCCTCTGGAGACCCTCGTCGGGGCGACTGGCCCGCCGGGCGGAGCGGGAGGAACGCGACCGGGAGCTGTCGGAGTGGGCGCGTACCCGGGCGGAACCCGCTGGCTTTCCCGGCGGCGGCGAGCGATACTGA